The following coding sequences are from one Alosa alosa isolate M-15738 ecotype Scorff River chromosome 3, AALO_Geno_1.1, whole genome shotgun sequence window:
- the neurod1 gene encoding neurogenic differentiation factor 1, with protein sequence MTKSYTEENMMLESQNTANWTDECQSSQDEHDMEKKNGAHDSMNKDMDEEDIDDDEMNRLDEEDDDEDEEEEEGDDTKPKRRGPKKKKMTKARLQRFKLRRMKANARERNRMHGLNDALESLRKVVPCYSKTQKLSKIETLRLAKNYIWALSEILRSGKSPDLMSFVQALCKGLSQPTTNLVAGCLQLNPRTFLPEQSQEIPAHMQTASASFTAHPYSYQTPGLPSPPYGTMDSSHIFHVKPHAYGSALEPFFETALTDCTSPSFDGPLSPPLSVNGNFSFKHEPSSEFEKNYAFTMHYQAAGLAGPQGHAPLYASSAQRCDIPMENIMSYEGHSHHERVMNAQLNAIFHDS encoded by the coding sequence ATGACCAAGTCATACACCGAGGAGAACATGATGTTGGAGTCACAGAATACAGCCAACTGGACAGACGAGTGTCAGAGTTCCCAAGACGAACACGACATGGAAAAGAAAAACGGCGCACACGATTCCATgaataaagacatggatgaagAAGACATCGACGACGATGAAATGAACAGATTGGATGAAGAGGACGAcgatgaagatgaggaggaagaggagggagatgaCACCAAACCCAAAAGACGTGGaccgaaaaagaagaaaatgacaaaaGCTCGTCTTCAGAGGTTTAAACTTAGGCGCATGAAGGCCAACGCGCGGGAAAGGAACCGTATGCATGGACTCAACGATGCACTTGAGAGCTTGCGTAAAGTTGTGCCATGTTACTCCAAAACCCAGAAGTTGTCAAAGATAGAGACATTGCGTTTGGCGAAAAACTACATTTGGGCTCTGTCTGAGATTCTGAGATCTGGCAAAAGCCCGGATTTGATGTCATTTGTGCAGGCCCTATGTAAGGGTTTGTCGCAACCTACCACAAATTTGGTGGCGGGCTGTCTCCAACTGAACCCCAGAACTTTTCTCCCGGAACAGAGCCAGGAAATCCCCGCTCATATGCAAACAGCAAGTGCTTCCTTCACCGCTCACCCCTACTCTTACCAGACGCCCGGTCTTCCTAGCCCTCCTTATGGTACAATGGACAGCTCCCACATATTTCATGTCAAACCACACGCGTATGGAAGTGCGCTGGAACCGTTCTTCGAAACCGCCCTGACAGACTGCACTAGTCCGTCATTCGACGGACCTCTTAGCCCACCTCTGAGTGTGAACGGGAACTTTTCCTTCAAACACGAGCCTTCGTCTGAGTTCGAAAAGAACTACGCCTTTACCATGCACTATCAAGCGGCAGGTCTGGCGGGACCGCAGGGGCATGCCCCGCTTTACGCAAGCTCTGCCCAGCGCTGTGACATACCGATGGAAAACATTATGTCCTACGAAGGTCATTCTCACCACGAGAGGGTCATGAATGCCCAGCTAAATGCTATATTTCACGATTCATGA